In Biomphalaria glabrata chromosome 11, xgBioGlab47.1, whole genome shotgun sequence, the following proteins share a genomic window:
- the LOC106065905 gene encoding proteasome subunit alpha type-2-like, producing MSERYSFSLTTFSPSGKLVQIEYALAAVGAGAPSVGIKATNGVVLATEKKQKSVLYDEHSIHKIEQVTRGIGMVYSGMGPDFRVLTRRARKLASQYFLTYQEQIPVDQLVQKVANVMQEFTQSGGVRPFGVSLLLAGWNHDEGKPYLYQCDPSGAHFAWKATAMGRNHVNGKTFLEKRYSDNLELEDAVHTAILTLKESFEGQMTEDNIEIGIGDVNGFRRLSPSEIKDYLASVS from the exons ATGTCGGAACGCTACAGTTTTTCATTGACTACTTTTAg ccCATCGGGCAAGCTGGTACAAATTGAGTATGCCTTGGCTGCTGTTGGCGCTGGGGCACCATCTGTTGGAATCAAAg CCACCAATggcgttgttctggccacagagaagaaacaaaaatctgtcCTTTATGATGAGCACAGTATACACAAGATAGAACAAGTGACTAGAGGCATAGGCATGGTGTACAGCGGCATGGGACCTGACTTCAG GGTGCTGACAAGGCGTGCCAGAAAACTAGCCTCACAATACTTTCTAACGTATCAAGAACAAATCCCTGTGGATCAGCTGGTTCAAAAAGTGGCCAATGTTATGCAAGAGTTCACACAGTCTGG agGTGTCAGGCCTTTTGGCGTTTCTCTTTTGCTAGCTGGCTGGAATCATGATGAAGGCAAACCCTACCTCTATCAATGTGATCCTTCT GGGGCACATTTTGCTTGGAAAGCCACTGCCATGGGCAGGAATCATGTCAatggaaaaacatttttagaaaaaag ATACAGTGACAATCTCGAGTTAGAGGATGCTGTTCACACAGCTATACTCACCTTGAAAGAAAGTTTTGAAGGCCAGATGACGGAGGACAATATAGAGATCGGTATCGGTGACGTCAACGGCTTCCGTCGTCTTTCGCCCTCAGAGATCAAGGATTACCTGGCATCAGTTTCCTAA